One Magnetococcus sp. PR-3 genomic window, AAAAGGAAAAGTTTTATAGCTTGTGGGATCTGCATGGGCGGAAGGGATGTAGACGAGCATCCATAGTACAACAGCTATTTTCCCTATCAGTTGCATTGACTTACTCCAAGGGGTAGAAAGTGGATAGCTACATACACATGTAGCTACCCTTCCAAAAACTTAAGGCTACTTCTGGGGGTCTTCCACCAGACCTTCCAATCTGGGATCTAGAAAGTTGCGCATCCCTTTTTTGACTCTTCTATAGATGGGTGATGGGGCTGGCAATACTTTGACTCCACCTTGAGACCTTTGAAAAAAGCAGCTTCACCTCATCGATCGGCTGCTGAAACGCAAAAATCAGCATACAAAAGACGTGTTTTCCCTCTGAAATCCGGTGAAAAACCGGATTTCAGGCGCACGAGTCCTGTCGGACTCATGCTTTTGATAGGGCCAGCATTCGTTTCATATTGATAGCCAGAGCCTCCAAGTGTAGATGGGCGGTATTACGGGCCAACCCAACATAACGAACTCAGCTCATACCATAGTGGCGTTTCATCACGCCGAAAAGACGTTCAACGCCTGAACGGATTCGTCCAGACCGTTTGTTACGCTTCTTCTGTTTGGCACTCAACGGATGGCCAGCATGGGCTTTATCCAGTATGCCACACAGGATGCCGAAGTGCCGCAGGGTATGCTTACGATCTTGCTTGTAGTAACCCTTGTCGGCAAATACAGACTGTTCATCACCTTGAATCAGGTCGTTGAACATGACTGAATTACCAACATTGGCCGAGGTCAGCTCGATGCCCCGAATGCGTTCAGAATCCA contains:
- a CDS encoding transposase, with product QNGENTHQNRYPFNIYWRLDLVLTDYKWTVKANKPHYGYNAHAAVDMDSERIRGIELTSANVGNSVMFNDLIQGDEQSVFADKGYYKQDRKHTLRHFGILCGILDKAHAGHPLSAKQKKRNKRSGRIRSGVERLFGVMKRHYGMS